ACGGCTTCTGCCAGCCCATCTCCATCCCGCTCTGCACCGACATCGCCTACAACCAGACCATCATGCCCAACCTGCTGGGTCACACCAACCAGGAGGACGCAGGGCTGGAGGTCCACCAGTTCTACCCGCTGGTGAAGGTGCAGTGCTCGCTGGAGCTGAAGTTCTTCCTGTGCTCCATGTACGCGCCGGTGTGCACGGTGCTGGAGCAGGCCATCCCGCCGTGCCGCTCCATCTGCGAGCGCGCGCGCCAGGGCTGCGAGGCCCTCATGAACAAATTCGGCTTCCAGTGGCCGGAGCGGTTGCGATGTGAGAACTTCCCCCGGCACGGCGCCGAGCAGATCTGTGTGGGGCAGAACCACTCGGAGGACGGCGGCTCCCCGGCGCTGCTGACCAGTGCCACACCGCTGGCCGGCCAGGGCACCCCCGGCGCCCCCCGCTATGCCACCCTCGACCACCCCTTCCACTGCCCACGGGCGCTGAAGGTGCCCAGCTACCTCAACTACAAGTTCCTGGGGGAGAAGGACTGCGCGGCGCCCTGCGAGCCCACCCGTCCCGATGGCCACATGTTCTTCAACGAGGACGAGATCCGCTTCGCCCGCATCTGGATCCTCATCTGGTCCgtcctgtgctgtgcctccaCCTTCTTCACCGTCACCACCTACCTGGTGGACATGCAGCGGTTCCGCTACCCCGAGCGACCCATCATCTTCCTCTCGGGGTGCTACACCATGGTGTCAGTAGCCTACATTGCTGGCTTCGTGCTGGAGGAGAGGGTGGTCTGCAACGAGCGCTTCCAGGAGGATGGCTACCGCACTGTGGTGCAGGGCACTAAGAAGGAGGGCTGCACCATCCTCTTCATGATGCTCTACTTCTTCAGCATGGCCAGCTCCATCTGGTGGGTCATCCTCTCCCTCACCTGGTTCCTGGCCGCTGGCATGAAGTGGGGCCACGAGGCCATCGAGGCCAACTCCCAGTACTTCCACTTGGCCGCCTGGGCAGTGCCGGCCGTCAAGACCATCACCATCCTGGCCATGGGGCAGATCGATGGGGACCTGCTGAGCGGCGTCTGCTTCGTGGGCCTCAACAACATCGACCCTCTGCGGGGCTTCGTGCTGGCCCCGCTTTTTGTCTACCTCTTCATCGGCACCTCCTTCCTCCTGGCCGGCTTCGTCTCCCTGTTCCGCATCCGCACCATCATGAAGCACGGCGGCACCAAGACGGAGAAGCTGGAGCGGCTCATGGTTCGCATCGGGGTCTTCAGCGTCCTCTACACCGTCCCGGCCACCATCGTCATCGCCTGCTACTTCTACGAGCAGGCGTTCCGCGAGCACTGGGAGCGCAGCTGGATCAGCCAGAACTGCAAGAGCTTGGCCATCCCCTGCCCGCTGCACTTCACCCCCCGCATGACCCCCGACTTCACCGTCTACATGATCAAGTATCTCATGACTCTGATCGTGGGCATCACCTCCGGGTTCTGGATATGGTCGGGCAAAACGCTGCACTCCTGGAGGAAGTTCTACACTCGGCTCACCAACAGCAAGCAGGGCGAGACCACGGTGTGaccccccggccccgccgcccttcggcctgaaataattttttgggggtggggggggaggagttattatatattttttatttttagatttattaATGTCTAAGGGgtgtctctctttctctttggatttttttttttttttttgtaattaaaccTGTAAATAGCATTTGtaaatttaattatatatttctattttaaaatgtgaagaaagagagggagaaaagaggaggagagggagggagaaataggagaaaaaggaaagggggaagaggggaggaaaaagaaggaaaagggagaaaatagtggaaaaggtaggaaaaaagggggaaaggaaagggaaaaggaaaggaaagaaaaaaggaggagacGAGGGAAAAATGAGAAGCAAGAGGTAAAAAATAAgtgaggaagaaagggaaaatgagagaaaaacgaggaaaggggaaaaagtaGAAGGGGGAGGAAAACGGAAAAGGATGgtaaaaaggagaaagggggagaaaaaggagaaaaaaaaaagaaagcgAGAAAAAAtaggagaaggagagaaaagagaaaaggataaaaaaggaaaagagaaaagaaaggacaaaaaaaaaaaagagaaaaggaaagagaaaaaggagatgaaaatgaggagagaaaaaggatcgggagaaaaaagaggagagaaagggaaaaaccaCTGGCAAGCCTGGAAGGGGACGCTCGGCCC
The genomic region above belongs to Ficedula albicollis isolate OC2 chromosome 27, FicAlb1.5, whole genome shotgun sequence and contains:
- the FZD2 gene encoding frizzled-2; this encodes MGPPGVLPALAWLLAGLSVPAPSRAQLHGEKGISIPDHGFCQPISIPLCTDIAYNQTIMPNLLGHTNQEDAGLEVHQFYPLVKVQCSLELKFFLCSMYAPVCTVLEQAIPPCRSICERARQGCEALMNKFGFQWPERLRCENFPRHGAEQICVGQNHSEDGGSPALLTSATPLAGQGTPGAPRYATLDHPFHCPRALKVPSYLNYKFLGEKDCAAPCEPTRPDGHMFFNEDEIRFARIWILIWSVLCCASTFFTVTTYLVDMQRFRYPERPIIFLSGCYTMVSVAYIAGFVLEERVVCNERFQEDGYRTVVQGTKKEGCTILFMMLYFFSMASSIWWVILSLTWFLAAGMKWGHEAIEANSQYFHLAAWAVPAVKTITILAMGQIDGDLLSGVCFVGLNNIDPLRGFVLAPLFVYLFIGTSFLLAGFVSLFRIRTIMKHGGTKTEKLERLMVRIGVFSVLYTVPATIVIACYFYEQAFREHWERSWISQNCKSLAIPCPLHFTPRMTPDFTVYMIKYLMTLIVGITSGFWIWSGKTLHSWRKFYTRLTNSKQGETTV